Sequence from the Flavobacterium sp. J372 genome:
TTTGTTTGCAATAGCTAATAATTCTTTATTGTTTTTCTCTATCTTAAATATCTCGTACCCATTACGCAAAGCCTGTTCATCTTGTCCGCTATTCCAATCTAGGCCATTAATGTAGTCGGTGAGATCTTCTTGTTCTTCCATCAAATTGGAACTTGATGTAAGTAAACTAATTACTTGCATTTTCGTCATTTTTTGCTTAGTCGGTGCCTTCTGCATATTCTCGGCAATTAATGACATAATATAGTCGTAATCTATCAATGTGGAAGCAAAAAGAACAAATTCAAAATCAAGTTGCTGTATATCCACTGGAGCTTTATTCCCTTCTTCCTTCTGTATTTTTTTGAATTGTTTAGCTGTTTCTATATACGAACTCCTGAATGACCTCAAAGTGTCATCAGGCAATATCGTTTCAATAACATCTCTCTGTTCGTTATTTAAGTCTGTATATTGGTCGAGCTGAGTTTTTAGTCGTTGTACCTCTTTAAAGTTTTTTACAAATGCAATTTTAGCAGCGTCACCCCTTAAATTATAAACTTCTTCTGGCTCACAAACCAAATTATTTTTTGACATAAAATCGGCTAATTGAGCTACTGCTTCCTTATACTTTTCAATTACCATAGGTGCTGGATCAACCAACCATATTTCTCTAGCCTTTTCTTTAGAGTCTTCGCCTGAGAATAAAGTAATAGCAGCGTTTACTGAACTTTGTTGATGGCGAAAATCTAAAATATTTCCATAAGGCTTGGTGTCATTAAGAACGCGATTAGTTCGGGAAAATGCCTGTATCAATCCGTGGTATTTTAGGTTTTTATCTACATACAGTGTATTGAGGTATTTTGAATCAAAACCAGTAAGTAACATATCTACGACAATCGTAATATCAATTTTATTTCTATGTGGATAGTCTGCGTTACTATACTTATGATCTTTTATGCGTTTTTTGAATGTCCTGATAGTATGAATCAAACTCATTAATACTTTTATTAGTACCATATTGTCTGTTATAATCATCGATAATAGTTTTTAATGCCGCTTTCTTCTCTTCAGGATTTTCTTTATTATCTTCTTTCTCCTGTTCTAAATCTTCCTGAATCTGCTGGATGTCCTTATTACCTTCTGCTGGTGGAGAAAACACACAGGTTACATTAAGAGGTTCATAATCTTCGTCTTCTGACCCTTTTTGTTTCTGTACTTCTTTAAAAAGACGATAATATTCTATTGCACTATTGATAGAGGCAGTAGCAAGAACAGCATTGAAACGCCTGTTGTTCGTAGCTCCATTATGTTTTTCAATTATGGCCTCAACCACTGCTCGCTGTGCAATTGTTTCACCTGGCTTAAGTTGTAAACTTCCTTGCCCTTTGAAATAATCTATATGAAAACGCAACACATTTTTATCATCTATTGCATGGGTGATAGTGTACGCGTGCAGTTGCTTCTCAAAAATATCATCAGTCGTTTTATAAAATGCCTGTTCACCTTCTCGGACCGTATAGGTAGAATTTTCCGGAAAAATAGGTGTACCCGTAAACCCAAAAAGTTGTGCATTGGGAAAGAATTCCTTTATAGCTTTATGATTATCTCCAAATTGTGAACGGTGACACTCGTCAAAAATGAAAACTATCCGCTTTTTACTCAAAGGCTGTAGACGTTCTTTAAAGTTTTTTCTATTACTTTGATCAAGGGCCAAGCCTAATTTTTGAATAGTCGTGACAATCACCTTATCCGCATAATCAACAGAAAGCAGCCGCCTTACTAGGGCTTCTGTATTAGTGTTTTCTTCAACACTCCCTTCCTGAAACTTATTGAATTCTTCCCGAGTTTGTCTGTCTAAATCTTTACGATCTACTACAAAAAGACATTTTTCAATATCGGGATTATTTTTTAATAATGTAGAAGCTTTAAAAGATGTTAATGTTTTACCACTGCCTGTTGTGTGCCAGATGTATCCATTTCCACGATTCTGCTGAATGCAATCTACAATAGCTTTTACTGCATAAATTTGATAGGGGCGCATTACTAGCATTTTTTGCTCGCTTTCTACCAATACCATATATTTACTTATTAACTCTCCTAATGTGCATTTAGGAAGAAACTTTTCTGCAAAAGAATCTATATGAGTAATTTTCTTATTCTGCTCGTCCGCAAATTGATAAACTGGCAAAAATTGTTCATCAGAATTAAAACTGAAGTGTTGATTTCTGTTATTAGCAAAATAATAAGTATTACTTCTGTTACTTACTATGAATAATTGCATAAAACACAACAAAGAATTAGTATATCCGTTTCCTGGATCATTTTTATAATCCACAATCTGCTGCATCGCTTTACGCGGAGAAATCTCCAGTGTTTTCAGCTCAATCTGAACAATTGGGATACCATTGATGAGTATAAGGATATCATACCGATGATTGCTGTTTTCTGTGTTTATTCTCAATTGGTTAATAACCTCATACTCATTTTTACACCAGTCCTTAATATTTACCAATGTATAATGTAATGGCGTTCCATCTTCACGTTGAAAATAATTCCTAGTGCGTAATAATTTTGAAGCTGTAAAGACATCAGAGTTGACAATATCTGCTTTTAGACGTTCAAATTCATTATCTGTTAACTTTACTTGGTTGAGAGTTTCAAATTTTTCACGGAAATTTTTTTCAAGAGAATTTCTGTCACATATATTTTTGCGATAAGTATATTTAAGTTCTTGTAGCTTTTGTAAAAGAATGTTTTCAATATGTATTTCTCTAATCATAATAGTTTCCCATGAAATTAAGGTATCAAAAATACCAAATAAATAAAACGTAATTTATAAGAATCTTTTTAGTTCTTATAATTTTTCTTGAGATTGTTCTATTACACAATGATTCTAATTCATAAATCTATTAGGGGTAAATTAGTATAGTTTTTCAATTTCCTTGCCTTCAACATTAAATAATTAATGCAAGCGGTTCAATATGTAAACTTCTAAAACTTTGTCTCGACTTCAATTATCTTCTCCTATCGTAGCGGTTTTGATAAATGATTCAGGCTTTGTTTGTAATTAGGTTAAAGAAATATTTGAAAGCAATTCACGGATGCACCAAGATGCTCTAACTAAAAAGCCCTACAAGAAGTAGGGCTCTCAAATTAATAATTATGAAAAACTAATTTTAAAAAATGGACTTATTTATTTCTTCTCTCGGCTTCGAGCAATCGCTCGTAAAGCTTTTTATTTTCTTCATATGCCTCCACTAGCTTATCTAATGGATTGAATGTGCAATGGTGACCGAATGCACCATGACTATGGCTAAAGTCATTATCGTATATATTATTAAAATAATTTATCACAGCCTCTTCAGAAAAATTCTTAATTGCTTCAACAGTCACACCAAGTGCTTTAGCTACTTCAGCCAGTTTCTCATCTTCAATCAGCTCACTGTTTTCCAAAATTGAAATAGTCTGCTGGTTTGTGCCCATTGCCTGGGCGAGCGCTTCCTGTTTCATATTACGAAGTTCACGGATCCGGCTGATCTTACGTCCTATATGGTTTGGTTTTGTCGTGTTCATAGTCAAAGATATAAAAATTGAAAATAATGTACTACGCAATGTAAAATACATTGAAAATCATGTACTGTACACGGGAAAATGATTCGGTACAGCCATAACAATGATTTACTTGTGCTTCATAACAAAAATACAATTTTTCACTGATGTACAATTTCAATTCTTCAAATTATGGACTACACATTAAAAATTCCCAAAGAGCATCCGCAGCTCGGGCGACTGCAAGAAGTGATTAACAGTCTGCTCGTAATTGTCCCTGCTGAAGCCGTTTATGTTTCTAATGATGATGATAATTATTCACCGACTTTCATAACATTTATTTTAGCGAATAATCTCGGAGAAAGTAGTGCTGGATTCCAACGGGTTTCACATAAACTCCAACAAAACTTTCCTGATTTTATTTTTAAGTTTCTTGAGGCTGAAGAAATGACCCGTGGATTTAGCAAGGGCAATGTTTATCTTATCCGCCATTGTAATACGGATTGCCTTGCTTACTATGAGCCGGGACATAAGATGTTCTACCCTGCCTCAGCCAAACCTAAGCGAATTTATAAACGGGCAATAAAACGCTTTAATAAGCGTCGCGTCTATCACTTTAATGCCTTTGGCAAGGCAACAGAGCAGTTAAATAGTAATAATGCTGTAGAAGCAGCAGCTAATTTATATAAATCCCTTTGGAGAATGTATGGATTTTATTTAGCTGTGCTTACAGAGGATACGATGGAAGATCTTGATTATGTCGATTTCAACATATCCTTTTTGAGAATCACCAAAGCTTATCCAGCATTAAAGAAATTACTTGACCTTGATAATCCAGAAGACAAGGAAATGATTGAGGCACTTTGTTCCGCGCATAAGTCTATCCTTGAGGATAAACCAATGGAACAGGTCGACAATTCGATTTTGGAACGGCTGTGCAAAAATTTGATCCGCTGGAAGATGCATTATCAGGTATTTTCTATGAATATATCGAGTATGGTAAAATATATATTAAAGGTTTTGCACATCGTTCCTTTCCGAATAAATCAATTCTTGCAGATAGGATTTTACCGAACTATTTCCTGGAACATGCACTAATTGAAATTAGTGATATCATAACAGGATTTTTGAAAACCCGTGCGGTATATTGTTTCGGCTATACAACAAAATGGGTGGCAGGAAAGAGGCAAAAGAATTATACCAAACAATTACCCGGCTACCACTTTTATCTGCTACTTCTCAATGGAGAGCACAAGGAAAATGCGGTGCTATTGCTTCAGGCATTAATACGAAAGCGGTTTAACGACAAATACACTGTAACGATCTTAAGCCATCGCCTGCAATATCTGCGCAAGCAAAGCCACAATCAGCAGTATTTTTTCAACACAATAATTTCAAATGGACTAAAGGTTTACGAAGACCCCAAGCATCCTATATATCCGTTAAAGATAGACATGGTCAGGGACATTGAATTTACAATGAATTATTGGAAAAACCGGATGCTTGCCGCAGGGTCATTCTTAGCGACAGCCCAAAATGAAAAGATGAACCAGCCTGCCCTTATAACTAATGCCTTGTTACAACAGGCTGTACAACAAATTATCATGGCGTTGCTTGACCTTTTCCTGAGTTACCACCCTAACATCTATTCCACCAAATACATGCTTCGCCTTTCGGAATGTGTTCCCGGAATAGAACCACTATTTGATAATTCCGAAGAGGACAGGAAGCTTCGACAACTCTTATCTGCCAATATCGACATGATAAAGCACAAGAATTTAGATACAGAAAGTATTGAGGACAGTGACCGCCTTTATACGAAATGCCGGGATTTTTATGATATGGCCAAAAGATTAGGGCAAACCGAATTAGAACTACTGGCAAATTTAAAATAAAAGTTTATGAGTACCTTAAAAATTCCCGAAGGCCATCCCAAAAAGGACGAACTGGAAAAAGTTGCCAAAACGCTCCTTGAGTTCTTGCCGATCCATTCGCTGTACATTTCGGTAGAAAATAAGGATCTGGGCTATGAAGTTGTAATAACAATTTTGCTTTCCAACGGTTTGGAAATTGATGCTCCCGCCATCCAACCTTTTGTTGCGAAGGTTTTTCAACCCTACCCTGACTTTTATTTTCATTTGATAGAGCAGGAATATGCCCTGGAATATTCCGAAGAGGGGCTACCATTTTACATTCTGCATGCGACCCGCAGTGAACTTGCCTATAGTTCCGATACGTCAAATACAATATTTGACCTCAAAGACTATTCTGTAAAAAAGTTAATCAGAAGAGCAAAGGAAGATTATGCATATTATAGAACATCAGTTGAAAATTGCCTCGGACTGATAATATTATATAGGTGGAACGATAATTACCCCCAGATAGCTTTTCTTTTGCATCAGGGATTGCAGATGCTCTATATATATTTTTCAAAACTGACCAACGGCGATTATGAGACTTCGGGAGACTTACTGCGCCTTCAAAATAGTTTCCAGTCTGTTCAGCCACGCCTCGAAAATTTATTCGATGTCGAAAACGAAGAGGAAGCTGCCGCGATTAAACAGCTTAACAATGCCCTACGGGCAGTAAAATATAACGAAGAATATGAATTTACTAAAGAAGCTACTGAGCTCGCACGGATTAAAACTGAAAAGCTACTTAAGGAAGCCGACACATTTTTTGAGACGTATCTGAAAAAATGCAAGAAGAAGATAAGGGCTGTCCGTTTGCAAACCAATGCAGAGAATAAGAATATACAGGGAAATAACAATCTTAAAACAGAAACAATGGAACATTATGATAATGATGCTGTAGCTAAATTTCTTGATGAAATTGATAATTTCAGATATGCTCCCACCTTGCGTCCGGTGGGACAAAACGAAGAAAGTTACTATGCCAAAGTAAAATTCGCCAGCTATGTGGAATTGCAGTACTCAGTCCGGGACATATTGATAGTTGCTATCCATAGCCTGCAAAATGATGGGCTTGAAAATTCCGGCAAGGTTGAAGATCCTGCCAGCCATTTAACCCGTGTGTTAGAAATTGCCGTACAACTTTTACCATTAAATGAAATTGGGCTTTTGGATGATTGCCGTAATCTCTTGGCAAAGCTTGACCGTGCCGGGCAAGAAAAAACCAGTGGACGCTAATGATTGTTTATAACAATAGAAAAAACGACTTCGGAGTTTTTTCCAGCCCCCTGCAAGGGCAAGTGGTTTTGAGCTGCGGAAAGTATTTCAAGCAGCTCAAAACACAACTTGCTGTTTTCACGCGAAAACATTTTTTAAAATAGACTTAAGGTACTTACGTCCTTATGCCCCTACGTGATAAACAGTTTTAAAGGATAAACGATAAAAGAGTTATATAATACAAGCCTGCCTGATAGCAGGCTTTTTTCTTCTGGCCGACAGAATATAGATAGCAGTTCTATGTAATTGCATATATGCTTATTTATATTTCTACCTGTTTACTCGCCGACCAACCTAATTACGTACTCAAATATTTACCATACTGCTTACCTGCCAATTTACACAGCTGTGTACTTAAACATAGACGCGCTAAACTATGCCCTTACCTACATAAATAAGTACCAACATACCTACAGGTATACCTACCAGCTTCACATTTCGAAAAGGAGTGTCAGCAAATTAGAAATCATTACGGTTTGCCTATTCATTTTGCAACCTGATGCCAAATAAAGCCATTGGCTGCCACAATAAAAAGCTGTGGTTGTGGATTGCTTAACTTGTGGCAAAAATGCACAATATGGATAAGGTTACTGAAAATAAGGAGAATCAGAAGAAAAAGAAAAAGCCATTCATCCCCCCCACCTCCACAGCATGACGATGAAAAAAAGAAAAAGGATTCTACAAAAAGGAAAATCAGGGAGCAAAAACCTTTTATCCAGGTTGACAGAAGTGGAAATATGATTAGCAATTTTATATCCAATTATCTGAGGCAATTAAATCATCCGAACCATACAGGTTTGCTAGGGTTATTGAATAAGCTTTTACACAGGAGAAAACCGGAAGAAGAGCCGAAACCTCAAGAGGCTGACGAGGTTGTTGGAAAGTCCAAAACAGTTTTTGAGAATGGGAAAGCAAAACCGCAATATGGCGGCCTGCCAAAAAATGACCTTCAGTCAGCAAAGCATAATAACAGGCAGGCAAATGATAATCATTTGGAGCATAAGCAGAAGGATGAAGCAAAAGTAATCCCTATCGCCGAACCTAAAAAAG
This genomic interval carries:
- a CDS encoding type I restriction endonuclease subunit R is translated as MIREIHIENILLQKLQELKYTYRKNICDRNSLEKNFREKFETLNQVKLTDNEFERLKADIVNSDVFTASKLLRTRNYFQREDGTPLHYTLVNIKDWCKNEYEVINQLRINTENSNHRYDILILINGIPIVQIELKTLEISPRKAMQQIVDYKNDPGNGYTNSLLCFMQLFIVSNRSNTYYFANNRNQHFSFNSDEQFLPVYQFADEQNKKITHIDSFAEKFLPKCTLGELISKYMVLVESEQKMLVMRPYQIYAVKAIVDCIQQNRGNGYIWHTTGSGKTLTSFKASTLLKNNPDIEKCLFVVDRKDLDRQTREEFNKFQEGSVEENTNTEALVRRLLSVDYADKVIVTTIQKLGLALDQSNRKNFKERLQPLSKKRIVFIFDECHRSQFGDNHKAIKEFFPNAQLFGFTGTPIFPENSTYTVREGEQAFYKTTDDIFEKQLHAYTITHAIDDKNVLRFHIDYFKGQGSLQLKPGETIAQRAVVEAIIEKHNGATNNRRFNAVLATASINSAIEYYRLFKEVQKQKGSEDEDYEPLNVTCVFSPPAEGNKDIQQIQEDLEQEKEDNKENPEEKKAALKTIIDDYNRQYGTNKSINEFDSYYQDIQKTHKRS
- a CDS encoding helix-turn-helix domain-containing protein, whose translation is MNTTKPNHIGRKISRIRELRNMKQEALAQAMGTNQQTISILENSELIEDEKLAEVAKALGVTVEAIKNFSEEAVINYFNNIYDNDFSHSHGAFGHHCTFNPLDKLVEAYEENKKLYERLLEAERRNK